A region from the Terriglobales bacterium genome encodes:
- a CDS encoding DUF4097 family beta strand repeat-containing protein gives MKNQRWRGIAILAVMLAFATAAFAAEEGTFDRALKVTGPVEMEVATGSGQIMVHSGAAGAVTIKGTVRVSDSWMGTSDAKAKLQRILGNPPVEQSGNVIKIGRVDDPELRRNVSISYEIVTPAETRLVAKTGSGDQTVAGLRGPVEIATGSGRLRANDIGSEVRASSGSGDIGLENINGAVRASTGSGRVSALRVAGSFDASSGSGEIESEQTAGGNARVSTGSGSIRLRGVKGALTVSTGSGDIQAQGEPTSEWKVDTGSGSVELHVPQQAAFDVYARSSSGRITVDHPMTVRGTINRHEVRGSVRGGGALLNVHTASGNIEVR, from the coding sequence ATGAAAAATCAAAGATGGCGGGGGATCGCGATTCTGGCGGTGATGCTGGCGTTTGCCACGGCCGCGTTCGCGGCGGAAGAGGGCACGTTTGATCGCGCGCTCAAGGTGACGGGCCCGGTAGAGATGGAAGTTGCGACCGGCTCGGGGCAGATCATGGTGCACAGCGGGGCGGCGGGGGCGGTGACGATCAAAGGCACAGTCCGGGTGAGCGACAGCTGGATGGGCACTAGCGACGCCAAGGCGAAGTTGCAGCGCATCCTGGGCAATCCGCCGGTGGAACAGAGCGGAAACGTGATCAAGATCGGGCGGGTTGACGATCCGGAGCTGCGGCGCAACGTGAGCATCAGCTATGAGATCGTTACGCCGGCGGAGACGCGGCTGGTGGCGAAGACGGGCTCGGGCGATCAGACGGTGGCGGGACTTCGCGGGCCGGTGGAAATCGCAACCGGATCAGGCCGCCTTCGCGCGAACGATATCGGGAGCGAGGTGCGCGCGAGTTCGGGATCGGGCGACATTGGGCTGGAGAACATCAACGGCGCGGTGCGCGCGTCAACCGGCAGCGGGCGCGTGAGCGCGCTGCGCGTGGCGGGCAGCTTCGACGCCAGCTCGGGATCGGGCGAGATTGAGTCGGAGCAGACTGCAGGCGGCAATGCCCGGGTGAGCACGGGATCGGGCAGCATCCGGCTGCGCGGCGTGAAGGGTGCGCTGACGGTCAGCACGGGCAGCGGCGACATCCAGGCGCAGGGCGAACCGACCAGCGAGTGGAAAGTGGACACGGGCTCGGGCAGCGTGGAGCTACACGTGCCGCAGCAAGCGGCGTTCGACGTCTACGCGCGCAGCAGCTCGGGACGGATCACGGTGGACCATCCGATGACCGTGCGAGGCACGATCAACCGGCACGAAGTTCGCGGTTCGGTGCGCGGCGGCGGCGCGCTGCTGAACGTGCACACCGCGTCGGGCAACATCGAGGTGCGGTAG
- a CDS encoding efflux RND transporter periplasmic adaptor subunit, with amino-acid sequence MANGNGKKKKRRLLYGGIGVGLVLLIAVVVMAATRGGTKIDPSKLGKVERGDLAKSVVATGKIQPIIQVDVKSKASGIIKRLLVEEGQTVKAGQVVAELDRDEIEAQVNSARAMLASSEANMRASEAEYERAKVDAEGPDVPLLKRAYERAVSMSKDGVVSTSQMEDAQKAYELAVNKQNVARAQLQVSKAKAMQAAAEVARSRATLKQLEEQLSYTTIVAPMDGVILSRPVELGDAVSSILVMGSTATLVMTMGDTHEVYVKGKVDESDIGKVYLGQTARIKVESFKDKTFTGKVTKISPMGVEKDNVTTFEVRVSINNPGGELKAAMTANAEIILEEHKNVLQIPEGSLIYDKDKKASVEVPDPSAKDGKRRVPVEVGISNGAKTELLKGLKEGDKVILQ; translated from the coding sequence GTGGCGAACGGCAATGGCAAGAAAAAGAAGCGCCGGCTGCTCTACGGAGGCATCGGCGTCGGACTGGTATTGCTGATCGCGGTTGTGGTGATGGCGGCGACGCGCGGCGGCACCAAGATCGATCCCTCGAAGCTCGGCAAAGTGGAGAGGGGCGACCTGGCCAAGAGCGTGGTCGCGACCGGCAAGATCCAGCCGATCATCCAGGTGGATGTGAAGTCGAAGGCCAGCGGAATCATCAAGCGGCTGCTGGTGGAAGAAGGCCAGACGGTGAAGGCCGGGCAGGTGGTGGCCGAGCTGGACCGCGACGAGATCGAGGCGCAGGTGAATTCGGCGCGCGCCATGCTTGCCAGCTCGGAAGCCAACATGCGCGCCTCGGAAGCCGAGTATGAGCGCGCCAAAGTAGACGCTGAAGGTCCCGACGTTCCGCTGCTGAAGCGCGCCTACGAGCGCGCGGTTTCCATGAGCAAGGACGGCGTGGTTTCGACGTCGCAGATGGAAGACGCGCAGAAGGCCTACGAACTGGCGGTGAACAAGCAGAACGTGGCGCGGGCGCAGCTCCAGGTGAGCAAGGCGAAGGCGATGCAGGCCGCCGCCGAAGTGGCGCGCAGCCGCGCGACGCTCAAGCAACTGGAAGAGCAGCTCAGCTACACGACGATCGTGGCGCCCATGGACGGCGTGATCCTGTCGCGGCCAGTGGAACTGGGTGACGCGGTGAGCTCCATTCTGGTGATGGGCTCGACGGCGACGCTGGTGATGACCATGGGCGACACTCACGAGGTCTACGTGAAGGGCAAGGTGGACGAGAGCGATATCGGCAAGGTCTACCTGGGCCAGACGGCGAGGATCAAAGTCGAGTCGTTCAAGGACAAGACGTTCACCGGCAAGGTGACGAAGATTTCGCCGATGGGCGTGGAGAAGGACAACGTCACCACGTTCGAAGTGCGGGTCTCGATCAACAATCCCGGCGGCGAATTGAAGGCCGCGATGACGGCGAACGCCGAGATCATCCTGGAAGAACACAAGAACGTGCTGCAGATCCCGGAAGGTTCGCTGATCTACGACAAGGACAAGAAGGCATCGGTGGAAGTGCCCGACCCGAGCGCGAAAGACGGCAAGCGGAGAGTGCCGGTCGAGGTGGGAATTTCCAACGGCGCGAAGACCGAACTGCTGAAGGGCCTGAAGGAAGGGGACAAGGTCATTCTGCAGTAA